The following are encoded together in the Pseudomonas xantholysinigenes genome:
- a CDS encoding glucose/quinate/shikimate family membrane-bound PQQ-dependent dehydrogenase, translating to MSTDGAKNGTRWLPRLMGVLLLLMGLALLAGGIKLSQLGGSLYYLIAGIGFALSGILLLAMRRIALGLYGLVLLGSTVWALLEVGLDWWQLVPRLAIWFAIGVVLLLPWARRPLVGPAAKINTALLSVAVVASGASAVGSQFTHPGEVFGELGRDSSEMASAAPSMPDGEWQAYGRTEHGDRYSPLRQITPQNAYRLEEAWRIRTGDLPTENDPVELTNQNTPLKVNGMLYACTAHSKVLALDPDTGAEIWRFDPQVKSPVGTFKGFAHMTCRGVSYYDENNYVSRDGSPAPKITDAGQAVAQACPRRLYLPTADARLIAINADTGKVCEGFANQGVIDLTRGIGPFTAGGYYSTSPAAITRDLVIIGGHVTDNESTNEPSGVIRAYDVHDGHLVWNWDSNNPDDTKPLADGKQYSRNSANMWSIASVDEDLGMIYLPLGNQTPDQWGADRTPGAEKYSAGIVALDLATGKARWNYQFTHHDLWDMDVGSQPTLVHLKTDDGVKPAVIVPTKQGSLYVLDRRDGTPIVPIREIPVPQGAVKGDHTAPTQARSDLNLLGPELTEQAMWGATPFDQMLCRIQFRSLRYEGQYTPPSEQGSLIYPGNVGVFNWGSVSVDPVRQLLFTSPNYMAFVSKMIPREQVAEGSKRESETSGVQPNTGAPYAVTMHPFMSPIGIPCQAPAWGYVAAIDLFTNKVVWKHKNGTTRDSTPVPIGMPVGVPSMGGSMVTAGGVGFLSGTLDQYLRAYDTSNGKELWKGRLPAGGQATPMSYTGKDGKQYVLVTAGGHGSLGTKMGDYIIAYKLAE from the coding sequence ATGAGCACTGACGGTGCCAAGAATGGAACCCGCTGGCTACCGCGCCTGATGGGCGTGTTGCTGCTGCTGATGGGCCTGGCCCTGCTGGCCGGCGGCATCAAGCTGAGCCAGCTGGGTGGTTCGCTTTACTACCTGATCGCCGGTATCGGCTTCGCCCTGTCCGGCATCCTGCTGCTGGCCATGCGTCGCATCGCCCTGGGCCTGTACGGCCTGGTGCTGCTGGGCAGCACGGTCTGGGCGCTGCTGGAAGTCGGCCTGGACTGGTGGCAACTGGTGCCACGCCTGGCCATCTGGTTCGCCATCGGCGTGGTCCTGCTGCTGCCGTGGGCGCGTCGCCCGCTGGTAGGCCCGGCCGCGAAAATCAACACCGCGCTGCTCAGCGTCGCCGTGGTCGCCTCCGGCGCCAGCGCCGTGGGCAGCCAGTTCACTCACCCGGGCGAAGTGTTCGGCGAACTGGGCCGCGACAGCAGCGAGATGGCCAGCGCCGCGCCGTCGATGCCCGACGGCGAATGGCAGGCCTACGGCCGCACCGAGCATGGTGACCGCTACTCGCCGCTGCGCCAGATCACCCCACAGAACGCCTACCGCCTGGAAGAAGCCTGGCGCATCCGCACCGGTGACCTGCCGACCGAAAACGACCCGGTGGAGCTGACCAACCAGAACACCCCGCTGAAGGTCAACGGCATGCTCTACGCCTGCACCGCCCACAGCAAGGTGCTGGCCCTGGACCCGGACACCGGCGCCGAAATCTGGCGCTTCGACCCGCAGGTCAAGAGCCCGGTGGGCACCTTCAAGGGCTTCGCCCACATGACCTGCCGCGGTGTCTCGTACTATGACGAGAACAACTACGTCAGCCGTGATGGCAGTCCCGCGCCGAAGATCACCGACGCTGGCCAGGCCGTGGCCCAGGCGTGCCCACGCCGCCTCTACCTGCCCACCGCCGACGCCCGCCTGATCGCCATCAACGCCGACACCGGCAAGGTCTGCGAAGGCTTCGCCAACCAGGGCGTGATCGATCTGACCCGTGGCATCGGCCCGTTCACCGCCGGTGGCTACTATTCCACCTCGCCAGCGGCGATCACCCGTGACCTGGTGATCATCGGCGGCCATGTCACCGACAACGAGTCGACCAACGAGCCCTCGGGCGTGATCCGCGCCTACGACGTGCACGACGGCCACCTGGTGTGGAACTGGGACAGCAACAACCCGGACGACACCAAGCCCCTGGCCGACGGCAAGCAGTACAGCCGCAACTCGGCCAACATGTGGTCGATCGCCAGCGTCGACGAAGACCTCGGCATGATCTACCTGCCGCTGGGCAACCAGACCCCGGACCAGTGGGGCGCCGACCGCACCCCGGGCGCGGAGAAGTACAGCGCCGGCATCGTCGCCCTCGACCTGGCCACCGGCAAGGCGCGCTGGAACTACCAGTTCACCCACCACGACCTGTGGGACATGGACGTCGGCAGCCAGCCGACCCTGGTCCACCTGAAGACCGACGACGGCGTCAAGCCGGCGGTCATCGTGCCGACCAAGCAGGGCAGCCTGTACGTGCTCGATCGTCGCGACGGCACGCCGATCGTGCCGATCCGCGAGATTCCGGTCCCGCAGGGCGCGGTCAAAGGTGACCACACCGCGCCAACCCAGGCCCGCTCCGACCTCAACCTGCTCGGCCCAGAGCTGACCGAACAGGCCATGTGGGGCGCCACGCCGTTCGACCAGATGCTCTGCCGCATCCAGTTCCGCAGCCTGCGCTACGAAGGCCAGTACACCCCACCATCCGAGCAGGGCAGCCTGATCTACCCGGGTAACGTCGGCGTGTTCAACTGGGGCAGCGTATCGGTCGACCCGGTGCGCCAGCTGCTGTTCACTTCGCCGAACTACATGGCCTTCGTGTCGAAGATGATCCCTCGCGAGCAGGTCGCTGAAGGCAGCAAGCGCGAAAGCGAGACCAGCGGCGTGCAGCCGAACACCGGCGCGCCGTACGCAGTGACCATGCACCCGTTCATGTCGCCGATCGGCATCCCATGCCAGGCGCCAGCCTGGGGCTATGTGGCGGCCATCGACCTGTTCACCAACAAGGTCGTGTGGAAGCACAAGAACGGCACCACCCGTGACAGCACCCCGGTGCCGATCGGCATGCCGGTGGGCGTGCCGAGCATGGGCGGTTCGATGGTCACCGCCGGTGGCGTGGGCTTCCTCAGCGGCACCCTGGACCAGTACCTGCGCGCCTACGACACCAGCAACGGCAAGGAGCTGTGGAAAGGCCGCCTGCCCGCTGGTGGCCAGGCCACGCCGATGAGCTACACCGGCAAGGATGGCAAGCAGTACGTGCTGGTGACCGCCGGCGGCCATGGCTCGCTGGGCACCAAGATGGGCGACTACATCATCGCTTACAAATTGGCTGAGTAA
- a CDS encoding carbohydrate porin, which produces MLQLPNTRYTGLALATLLGGLAPTTSAHEMFAKDSPWMFGDWGGTRSELLEKGYDFTLGYTGEMGSNLHGGYSHDRAARYSDQFTFGVNMDLQKILGWHDTEFQLTVTERHGDNISNDRINDPRVGGFTSAQEVWGRGETWRLTQMWIKQKYFDGALDVKFGRFGEGEDFNSFPCDFQNLAFCGSQVGNWVGGIWYNWPVSQWALRVRYNLNDQLYAQVGVFEQNPSNLESGNGFKLSGSGTQGAVMPVELVWSPRINDLKGEYRAGYYYSNAKAQDVLKDSNGQPAAISGAAYRSSSSKHGMWLGAQQQVTAQASDQSRGLSLFANATVHDKKTNAIDNYVQAGLVYKGPFDARAKDDIGFALARVHVNPGYRKNARLHNQVAQLDDYDNPGYLPVQDTEYSAELYYGIHLANWLTVRPNLQYIRHPGGVSRVDDALIGGLKIQSSF; this is translated from the coding sequence ATGTTGCAACTGCCCAACACCCGTTACACCGGCCTCGCCCTCGCCACCCTGCTCGGCGGCCTTGCCCCCACCACCAGCGCCCACGAGATGTTCGCCAAGGACTCGCCGTGGATGTTCGGCGACTGGGGCGGCACCCGCAGTGAACTGCTGGAAAAAGGCTACGACTTCACCCTCGGCTACACCGGCGAGATGGGCAGCAACCTGCACGGTGGCTACAGCCACGACCGCGCCGCGCGCTACAGCGACCAGTTCACCTTCGGCGTAAACATGGACCTGCAGAAGATCCTCGGCTGGCACGACACCGAGTTCCAGCTCACCGTCACCGAGCGCCACGGCGACAACATCAGCAACGACCGCATCAACGACCCTCGGGTTGGCGGCTTCACCTCGGCCCAGGAAGTCTGGGGCCGTGGTGAGACGTGGCGGCTGACCCAGATGTGGATCAAGCAGAAATACTTCGACGGCGCGCTGGACGTGAAATTCGGCCGTTTCGGCGAAGGCGAGGACTTCAACAGCTTCCCCTGCGACTTCCAGAACCTGGCGTTCTGCGGCTCGCAGGTAGGCAACTGGGTCGGTGGCATCTGGTACAACTGGCCGGTCAGCCAATGGGCCCTGCGCGTGCGCTACAACCTCAACGACCAGCTCTATGCCCAGGTCGGCGTGTTCGAACAGAACCCCTCCAACCTGGAGAGCGGCAACGGCTTCAAGCTCAGCGGCAGCGGCACCCAGGGCGCGGTGATGCCGGTGGAACTGGTGTGGAGCCCACGGATCAATGACCTGAAAGGGGAATATCGCGCCGGCTACTACTACAGTAATGCCAAGGCACAAGATGTTCTCAAGGACAGCAACGGCCAGCCGGCCGCCATCAGTGGCGCCGCCTACCGCAGCAGCTCCAGCAAGCACGGCATGTGGCTCGGCGCCCAGCAGCAGGTGACTGCGCAGGCCTCCGACCAGTCGCGCGGCCTGAGCCTGTTCGCCAATGCCACGGTGCACGACAAGAAGACCAATGCCATCGACAACTATGTTCAGGCCGGTTTGGTTTACAAGGGGCCCTTCGACGCCCGCGCCAAGGACGACATCGGTTTCGCCCTGGCCCGCGTGCACGTCAACCCTGGCTATCGCAAGAACGCCCGCCTGCACAACCAGGTCGCCCAGCTGGACGACTACGACAATCCCGGCTACCTGCCGGTGCAAGACACCGAATACAGCGCCGAACTCTATTACGGCATCCACCTGGCCAACTGGCTCACCGTGCGCCCGAACCTGCAGTACATCCGCCACCCAGGCGGGGTGTCGCGGGTCGACGATGCGTTGATCGGCGGCTTGAAGATCCAGAGCAGTTTCTAA
- a CDS encoding TonB-dependent receptor translates to MRHMPLHLSPLAVALWLASSPSQAVELQPQVITANPLGNAQLAAPSTVLEGDALLQQQQGSLGETLNKQPGVASTWFGPGASRPVIRGLDGDRIRILRNGVGALDASSLSYDHAVPLDPVTVERVEIVRGPAALLYGGNAIGGVVNTFDNRIPDSPIEGIHGAGELRYGGADTTRSSAGKLEAGNGAFALHLDANSRQFNDLRIPGYARSSKVRDADEPGGKHRLENSDGRQDGGAIGGAYHWDHGYAGLSYSRYDSNYGSVAEPGVRLDMQQDHYGFASELRDLDGPFSSVKIDAGYTDYQHREIESGEVHTTFKNKGYEARIEARHQPLGPVEGVIGAQVSRNEFSALGEEAFVPHTDTDSLALFLLEQWQATERLNLSLGARLEHTRVDPDAKGNATFAGADSASSFNAFSLSSGAVYQLDPVWSLAANLGYTERAPTFYELYANGAHVATGAYEIGDPNLNKEKAISTDLALRFDNGTHKGSVGVFYSHFRNYIGLIGTGNLREGHDHDHDDHDHDHDHDHEHGDIPEYAYQGVRARFYGIEAQDRWQLLENRYGSFALELSGDYTRAKNLDSGEPLPRIAPLRLNSGLVWTLDRWQARVDVQHAASQHRKPANETSTDGYTTLGASVGYRFDIGHSEWLAFVRGENLTDQTVRYASSILRDIAPAPGRSVQVGLRTSF, encoded by the coding sequence ATGCGTCACATGCCGCTTCACCTCTCGCCCCTCGCCGTCGCGCTCTGGCTGGCCTCCTCTCCCAGCCAGGCCGTCGAACTACAACCCCAGGTAATCACCGCCAACCCTCTGGGCAACGCCCAGCTGGCCGCGCCCAGTACCGTGCTCGAAGGCGATGCCCTGCTGCAGCAACAGCAAGGCAGCCTCGGTGAAACCCTCAACAAGCAACCCGGCGTCGCCTCCACCTGGTTCGGCCCCGGCGCCAGCCGCCCAGTGATTCGCGGCCTGGACGGCGATCGCATTCGCATCCTGCGCAATGGCGTCGGTGCACTCGATGCTTCGTCGCTGTCCTATGATCATGCAGTGCCGCTGGACCCGGTCACCGTCGAGCGGGTCGAGATCGTCCGTGGCCCGGCCGCGCTGCTGTATGGCGGCAACGCCATTGGTGGCGTGGTCAATACCTTCGACAACCGCATCCCCGACTCGCCCATCGAGGGAATCCACGGTGCCGGTGAACTGCGCTACGGCGGCGCCGACACCACACGCAGCAGCGCCGGCAAGCTGGAAGCCGGCAACGGCGCCTTCGCCCTGCACCTGGACGCCAACAGCCGCCAATTCAACGACCTGCGCATCCCCGGCTATGCGCGCAGCTCGAAGGTGCGCGACGCCGACGAGCCCGGCGGCAAGCACCGCCTGGAAAACAGCGACGGCCGCCAGGACGGCGGTGCCATCGGCGGCGCCTACCACTGGGATCACGGCTATGCTGGCCTGTCCTACAGCCGCTACGACAGCAACTACGGTTCGGTGGCCGAACCCGGCGTGCGCCTGGACATGCAACAGGACCACTATGGCTTCGCCTCGGAATTGCGCGACCTCGATGGCCCGTTCAGCTCGGTCAAGATCGATGCCGGCTACACCGACTACCAGCACCGTGAAATCGAAAGCGGCGAGGTGCACACCACCTTCAAGAACAAAGGCTACGAAGCCCGTATCGAGGCGCGTCACCAGCCGCTGGGCCCAGTGGAGGGCGTGATCGGCGCCCAGGTCAGTCGCAACGAGTTTTCCGCCCTGGGTGAAGAAGCCTTCGTCCCGCACACCGACACCGACAGCCTGGCGCTGTTCCTGCTCGAGCAATGGCAGGCCACCGAGCGCCTGAACCTGAGCCTGGGCGCGCGCCTGGAGCACACCCGAGTCGACCCTGACGCCAAGGGCAACGCAACCTTCGCCGGCGCCGACAGCGCCAGCAGCTTCAACGCCTTCAGCCTGTCATCCGGCGCCGTGTACCAACTCGACCCAGTGTGGTCGCTGGCCGCCAACCTCGGCTACACCGAACGCGCCCCGACCTTCTACGAGCTGTACGCCAACGGCGCCCACGTGGCCACCGGTGCCTACGAGATCGGCGACCCGAACCTGAACAAGGAAAAGGCCATCTCCACCGACCTGGCCCTGCGCTTCGACAACGGCACGCACAAGGGCAGCGTCGGCGTGTTCTACAGCCACTTTCGCAACTACATCGGCCTGATCGGCACCGGCAACCTACGCGAGGGCCACGATCACGACCACGATGATCACGATCATGACCATGATCATGACCATGAGCACGGCGACATCCCCGAGTACGCCTACCAGGGCGTGCGGGCGCGCTTCTATGGCATCGAGGCGCAGGACCGCTGGCAGTTGCTGGAAAACCGCTACGGCAGCTTCGCCCTGGAACTGTCCGGCGACTACACCCGGGCCAAGAACCTCGACAGCGGCGAGCCGCTGCCGCGCATCGCCCCGCTACGCCTGAACAGTGGCCTGGTGTGGACGCTGGACCGTTGGCAGGCGCGGGTCGACGTGCAGCATGCCGCCTCGCAGCACCGCAAGCCGGCCAACGAGACCAGCACCGATGGCTACACCACCCTGGGGGCAAGCGTCGGCTACCGCTTCGACATCGGCCACAGCGAGTGGCTGGCGTTCGTGCGCGGCGAGAACCTCACCGACCAGACGGTGCGCTATGCCAGCTCGATCCTGCGCGATATCGCGCCGGCGCCGGGGCGCAGTGTGCAGGTCGGTTTGCGCACCTCGTTCTGA
- a CDS encoding VF530 family DNA-binding protein, whose product MSTAQHNALHGKTLEQILTELVAHYQWQGLAERIDIRCFKSDPTIKSSLTFLRKTPWAREKVEQLYVKLQRKG is encoded by the coding sequence ATGAGCACGGCCCAACACAACGCGCTGCACGGCAAGACCCTCGAGCAAATCCTCACCGAGCTGGTGGCGCACTATCAGTGGCAGGGCCTGGCCGAGCGCATCGATATCCGTTGCTTCAAGAGCGACCCGACCATCAAGTCGAGCCTGACTTTTCTGCGCAAAACCCCTTGGGCCAGGGAAAAGGTCGAGCAGTTGTACGTGAAGCTGCAGCGCAAAGGCTGA
- a CDS encoding Pr6Pr family membrane protein — protein sequence MPRRPWLTLAALLGWAGLAIQLYLVLLARWQEQASLIGGLVNLFCFFTVLTNTLVATVLSQAAFGRESAARRWFLSPAISGCVTASIVLVALAYSLLLRHLWQPQGWQWLADELLHDVMPLVFVLYWWLEVPKGRLRLWHLAAWALYPTLYFAFVLLRGHEIGIYPYPFVDVARLGYGQVLVNALAVLAGFWGIGLLLLGLDRWRTRA from the coding sequence ATGCCACGCCGCCCCTGGCTAACCCTGGCCGCGCTCCTTGGCTGGGCGGGGTTGGCGATCCAGCTGTACCTGGTGCTGCTGGCGCGCTGGCAGGAACAGGCCAGCCTGATCGGCGGGCTGGTCAACCTGTTCTGCTTTTTCACGGTCTTGACCAACACCCTGGTGGCGACGGTATTGAGCCAGGCCGCGTTTGGTCGTGAATCGGCGGCGCGGCGCTGGTTTCTATCTCCAGCGATCAGTGGTTGTGTCACCGCCAGCATCGTCTTGGTGGCCCTGGCGTACAGCCTGCTGTTGCGTCACCTGTGGCAGCCCCAGGGCTGGCAATGGCTGGCGGACGAACTGCTGCACGACGTGATGCCGCTGGTGTTCGTCCTGTACTGGTGGCTGGAGGTGCCCAAGGGGCGATTGCGGCTGTGGCACCTGGCGGCATGGGCGTTGTACCCGACGTTGTATTTCGCCTTCGTGCTGTTGCGCGGGCATGAGATCGGGATCTATCCCTATCCGTTCGTTGACGTGGCACGGCTGGGCTATGGGCAGGTGCTGGTGAACGCGCTGGCGGTACTGGCAGGGTTCTGGGGGATTGGGCTGCTACTGCTGGGCTTGGACCGCTGGCGAACACGGGCATAG
- a CDS encoding siderophore-interacting protein has protein sequence MSDSIHRVNHEIRQRRLDVLRVTDITPRMRRITLGGAELAGFTSVGSDDHVKVLFACNAEEQKAIDARNLGRDGGARPTMREYTPRRIDLKNNELDIDFVLHGDGPASTWAAQAAPGQTLDIAGPRASMVVPDIFDSYLLIGDETAIPAIARRLEELPAGRQVLAVIQIEDEQERQALASKAQVEVIWVRRHKEDVLDLVRNLALPQGRLYGWVALEKGLTRQAKALLLEKGIQEDALKAVAYWRADGTPEDE, from the coding sequence ATGAGTGACAGCATCCACCGCGTCAACCACGAAATCCGCCAGCGCCGCCTCGATGTGCTGCGGGTCACCGACATCACCCCGCGCATGCGCCGCATTACCCTCGGTGGCGCGGAGCTGGCCGGTTTCACCAGCGTCGGCAGCGACGACCATGTCAAAGTGCTGTTCGCCTGTAACGCAGAAGAGCAAAAGGCAATCGATGCCCGTAACCTGGGCCGCGACGGCGGCGCCCGGCCAACCATGCGCGAGTACACGCCACGGCGCATCGACCTGAAAAACAACGAACTGGATATCGATTTCGTCCTGCACGGCGATGGCCCCGCCTCCACCTGGGCAGCCCAGGCCGCGCCGGGCCAGACCCTGGACATCGCCGGCCCGCGGGCCTCGATGGTGGTGCCGGATATCTTCGACAGCTACCTGCTGATCGGCGATGAAACGGCGATTCCGGCCATTGCCCGGCGCCTCGAGGAGCTGCCGGCGGGCCGCCAGGTACTGGCGGTGATCCAGATCGAGGACGAGCAGGAGCGCCAGGCGCTGGCAAGCAAGGCGCAGGTCGAGGTGATCTGGGTGCGCCGGCACAAGGAAGATGTGCTGGATCTGGTGCGCAACCTGGCGCTGCCCCAAGGCCGCCTGTATGGCTGGGTAGCGCTGGAAAAAGGCCTGACCCGCCAGGCCAAGGCATTGCTGCTGGAGAAAGGCATCCAGGAAGATGCGTTGAAAGCGGTCGCCTACTGGCGTGCCGACGGTACTCCAGAAGACGAGTGA
- a CDS encoding PadR family transcriptional regulator, translating to MRDHASHDFHERRHGRGERDHGRGERGPRVFAPGDLKLLMLSMLAEQPGHGYDLIRQIESLFDGSYSPSPGVIYPTLSYLEEAEQITGTTQGSKRLYTITDIGRAALADQAVALDGVRMRLEVSKRALRGHERPPQIHEAVGNLRHALQMHSGRWTADEIERVRTLLNDTAKAIASGPAAPVPVKEDTP from the coding sequence ATGCGTGACCATGCCTCCCATGATTTTCACGAGCGCCGCCACGGCCGTGGTGAACGCGACCACGGTCGTGGCGAGCGCGGCCCACGGGTATTCGCCCCGGGTGACCTGAAACTGCTGATGCTGTCGATGCTCGCCGAGCAACCCGGCCACGGCTACGACCTGATCCGCCAGATCGAAAGCCTCTTCGACGGCAGCTACAGCCCCAGCCCTGGGGTGATCTACCCGACCCTCAGCTACCTCGAGGAAGCCGAGCAGATCACCGGCACCACCCAAGGCAGCAAGCGCCTCTACACCATCACCGACATCGGCCGCGCCGCGCTGGCCGACCAGGCGGTGGCGCTGGACGGCGTGCGCATGCGCCTCGAAGTCAGCAAGCGTGCCCTGCGCGGCCATGAGCGACCGCCACAAATCCATGAAGCCGTCGGCAACCTGCGCCACGCCCTGCAGATGCACAGCGGGCGCTGGACCGCCGATGAGATCGAGCGGGTCCGCACCCTGCTCAACGACACCGCCAAGGCCATCGCCTCCGGGCCGGCCGCACCTGTACCTGTTAAGGAAGACACCCCATGA